Proteins encoded together in one Microbacterium sp. zg-Y625 window:
- the hpaE gene encoding 5-carboxymethyl-2-hydroxymuconate semialdehyde dehydrogenase, with protein sequence MTDSTPARDRRHVPADLPDRIRHYIDGAFVDSVDGDTFDVLEPVSNETYAPAAAGKKADIDLAVAAARRAFTDGPWPRMLPRERSRILHRIADLVESRDRRLAELESFDSGLPITQALGQARRAAENFRFFADLIVAQSDDTFKVPGRQINYVNRKPIGVAGLITPWNTPFMLESWKLGPALATGNTVVLKPAEFTPLSASLWAGIFEEAGLPQGVFNLVNGLGEDAGDALVKHPDVPLISFTGESRTGQLIFANAAPYLKGLSMELGGKSPAIVFADADLEAAVDATIFGVFSLNGERCTAGSRILVERAVYDEFVERYAAQASRVTVGYPHDPDTEVGALVHPEHFDKVMGYVELGKTEGRLVAGGGRAEGFEFGNFVAPTVFADVRPDARIFQEEIFGPVVTITPFETDAEALTLANDTRYGLAAYVWTNDLTRAHNFSQAVDAGMVWLNSNNVRDLRTPFGGVKASGLGHEGGYRSIDFYTHQQAVHITLGEVHNPTFGKR encoded by the coding sequence ATGACCGACAGCACTCCGGCGCGTGACCGCCGCCATGTTCCGGCGGACCTCCCCGATCGCATCCGGCACTACATCGACGGCGCTTTCGTCGATTCCGTGGACGGCGACACGTTCGACGTGCTCGAGCCGGTCTCGAACGAGACGTACGCGCCGGCCGCGGCGGGCAAGAAGGCCGACATCGATCTCGCCGTCGCCGCCGCGCGGCGCGCCTTCACCGACGGCCCCTGGCCGCGCATGCTCCCGCGCGAGCGCTCCCGCATCCTGCACCGCATCGCCGACCTCGTGGAGTCGCGCGACCGGCGGCTGGCAGAGCTCGAGTCCTTCGACTCCGGCCTGCCGATCACCCAGGCGCTCGGCCAGGCCCGGCGTGCCGCCGAGAACTTCCGCTTCTTCGCCGACCTGATCGTGGCGCAGTCCGACGACACCTTCAAGGTGCCCGGTCGCCAGATCAACTACGTCAACCGCAAGCCGATCGGGGTCGCCGGGCTCATCACGCCCTGGAACACCCCGTTCATGCTGGAGTCGTGGAAGCTCGGGCCGGCCCTGGCCACCGGCAACACCGTCGTGCTCAAGCCCGCCGAGTTCACCCCGCTGTCGGCGTCGCTGTGGGCGGGGATCTTCGAGGAGGCCGGGCTCCCGCAGGGGGTCTTCAACCTCGTCAACGGCCTGGGAGAGGATGCCGGGGACGCGCTCGTGAAGCATCCGGACGTCCCGCTCATCTCGTTCACCGGCGAGAGCCGCACCGGGCAGCTGATCTTCGCCAACGCGGCACCGTATCTCAAGGGCCTGTCGATGGAGCTCGGCGGCAAGTCGCCGGCTATCGTCTTCGCCGACGCCGACCTCGAGGCGGCGGTGGATGCCACCATCTTCGGCGTCTTCTCCCTCAACGGCGAGCGCTGCACGGCCGGCAGCCGCATCCTCGTGGAGCGCGCCGTCTACGACGAGTTCGTGGAGCGCTACGCCGCCCAGGCTTCCCGGGTGACCGTCGGCTACCCCCACGACCCCGACACCGAGGTCGGCGCTCTCGTGCATCCCGAGCACTTCGACAAGGTCATGGGCTACGTCGAGCTCGGCAAGACCGAGGGGCGCCTGGTCGCCGGCGGCGGGCGGGCGGAAGGGTTCGAGTTCGGCAACTTCGTCGCACCGACGGTGTTCGCCGACGTCCGACCCGATGCCCGCATCTTCCAGGAGGAGATCTTCGGCCCGGTCGTGACGATCACCCCGTTCGAGACCGATGCGGAGGCGCTGACCCTGGCCAACGACACCCGGTACGGGCTCGCCGCGTATGTGTGGACCAACGACCTCACGCGCGCACACAACTTCTCGCAGGCCGTCGACGCCGGCATGGTGTGGCTCAACTCCAACAACGTGCGGGACCTGCGCACGCCCTTCGGCGGGGTGAAGGCCTCGGGCCTCGGGCACGAGGGCGGCTACCGCTCGATCGACTTCTACACCCACCAGCAGGCGGTGCACATCACCCTCGGCGAGGTGCACAACCCCACCTTCGGCAAGCGCTGA
- a CDS encoding GntR family transcriptional regulator: MSAANGFSKSQQAYQWLKARIASQEFTPGYRLVLGTIAGELNMSVVPVREAIRQLEAEGLVTFERNVGAHVSMVDDSQYRASMQALSILEGAATALAARRLTADDIRAARDVNARMIERLDDFDPRAFTALNQEFHALLYAKCANPRMLELVTTEWGRLGHLRDSTFSFVPGRAQESVREHENILVLIERGAPLGEIEKAARRHRSATLDAYMIHEHPDEALGLPAF, encoded by the coding sequence ATGAGCGCGGCGAACGGCTTCAGCAAGTCGCAGCAGGCGTACCAGTGGCTGAAGGCCCGCATCGCGAGCCAGGAGTTCACGCCGGGCTACCGGCTGGTGCTGGGCACCATCGCCGGAGAGCTGAACATGAGCGTCGTGCCGGTGCGCGAGGCGATCCGTCAGCTGGAAGCCGAGGGGCTGGTGACCTTCGAGCGCAACGTCGGAGCGCACGTGTCGATGGTCGACGACTCGCAGTACCGCGCCAGCATGCAGGCGCTGAGCATCCTCGAGGGTGCGGCCACCGCGCTGGCGGCCCGCCGTTTGACCGCCGACGACATCCGCGCCGCCCGCGACGTCAACGCGCGCATGATCGAGCGGCTCGATGACTTCGACCCCCGCGCGTTCACGGCACTGAACCAGGAGTTCCACGCGCTGCTGTACGCCAAGTGCGCCAACCCCCGCATGCTCGAGCTCGTCACCACCGAGTGGGGGCGGCTCGGGCACCTGCGGGACTCGACCTTCAGCTTCGTGCCCGGTCGCGCCCAGGAGTCGGTGCGCGAGCACGAGAACATCCTCGTGCTCATCGAGCGCGGCGCCCCGCTGGGCGAGATCGAGAAGGCCGCGCGCCGTCACCGCTCCGCCACGCTCGACGCCTACATGATCCACGAGCATCCCGACGAGGCCCTCGGCCTTCCGGCCTTCTGA
- a CDS encoding fumarylacetoacetate hydrolase family protein, translating into MTPDSDQAPADEGFGALPQRPGKIIAVHLSYASRAAQRGRTPSAPSYFLKPSSSVAASGGTVERPAGTELLAFEGEIALVIGTTARRVPLARAWSHVGWVTAADDLGLYDLRANDKGSNVRSKGGDGFTPLGPRLMDARTVDPTGLRVRAWVNGELRQEGTTADLLFPLAQFVADLSQHFTLEPGDVILTGTPAGSSVVAPGDVVEVEVDSPDTGVTSGRLTTTVVAGTGAPFDPSLGSLPSVDDTQREEAWGSRETAGLAPRGLDPQLRATLERVPVAALSQQLRKRGLNNVTVDGVRPLHPDRKLVGTARTLRFLPGREDLFAEHGGGYNAQKRAFDAVETGEVIVIEARGEAGSGTLGDILALRAQARGAAGIVTDGGVRDADAVTAVGIPVYTVGAHPAVLGRRHVPWETDVAVACGGTAVQPGDIIVGDADGVIVIPPALAAEVAAAALAQEDEDAWVAAQVAAGHPVQGLFPMNAQWRARYDAERADA; encoded by the coding sequence ATGACCCCTGATTCCGACCAGGCACCGGCCGACGAAGGCTTCGGCGCTCTCCCCCAGCGCCCCGGCAAGATCATCGCCGTCCATCTGTCCTACGCCTCGCGGGCAGCCCAGCGGGGGCGCACCCCCTCGGCGCCGTCGTACTTCCTGAAGCCCTCGAGCTCGGTCGCCGCGTCCGGCGGCACGGTGGAGCGCCCCGCGGGCACGGAGCTGCTGGCCTTCGAAGGCGAGATCGCGCTCGTGATCGGCACCACGGCCCGCCGCGTGCCGCTCGCCCGCGCCTGGTCCCACGTGGGCTGGGTGACGGCCGCCGACGACCTGGGGCTCTACGACCTGCGCGCCAACGACAAAGGCTCCAACGTGCGCTCGAAGGGCGGCGACGGCTTCACACCGCTCGGTCCCCGTCTCATGGACGCGCGCACCGTCGACCCCACGGGCCTGCGGGTGCGCGCGTGGGTCAACGGCGAGCTGCGGCAGGAGGGCACGACGGCCGACCTGCTCTTCCCCCTCGCGCAGTTCGTCGCCGACCTGTCGCAGCACTTCACGCTCGAGCCCGGCGACGTCATCCTCACGGGCACGCCCGCCGGCTCCTCCGTCGTCGCGCCGGGCGACGTCGTCGAAGTCGAGGTCGACTCCCCCGACACCGGCGTCACGTCGGGCCGCCTCACGACGACCGTGGTGGCAGGTACCGGCGCGCCGTTCGACCCGTCGCTGGGTTCGCTGCCGTCGGTCGACGACACGCAACGCGAGGAGGCCTGGGGATCGCGAGAGACCGCAGGCCTGGCGCCGCGGGGCCTTGACCCGCAGCTTCGCGCCACGCTCGAGCGGGTGCCGGTCGCCGCGCTCTCGCAGCAGCTGCGCAAGCGCGGGCTGAACAACGTGACGGTCGACGGCGTCCGTCCGCTGCATCCCGACCGCAAGCTCGTCGGCACCGCCCGGACGCTGCGGTTCCTGCCCGGCCGCGAAGACCTCTTCGCCGAGCACGGCGGCGGCTACAACGCGCAGAAGCGCGCCTTCGACGCGGTCGAGACCGGCGAGGTCATCGTCATCGAGGCCCGGGGCGAAGCCGGCTCCGGCACGCTCGGCGACATCCTCGCCCTCCGCGCCCAGGCCCGCGGGGCCGCCGGCATCGTCACCGACGGCGGCGTGCGTGATGCGGATGCCGTGACCGCCGTCGGCATCCCGGTGTACACCGTCGGCGCGCACCCGGCTGTGCTCGGCCGGCGCCACGTGCCGTGGGAGACCGACGTGGCGGTCGCCTGCGGCGGCACCGCCGTGCAGCCGGGCGACATCATCGTGGGCGACGCCGACGGTGTGATCGTGATCCCGCCCGCCCTTGCCGCGGAGGTCGCCGCCGCCGCCCTCGCGCAGGAGGACGAGGACGCCTGGGTGGCCGCCCAGGTGGCCGCCGGCCACCCCGTGCAGGGACTCTTCCCCATGAACGCGCAGTGGCGGGCCCGTTACGACGCCGAGCGGGCGGACGCATGA
- a CDS encoding MFS transporter, with protein sequence MSTRQPAAPEGFTPTGTIATSADRRRVVFATVVGTTVEWYDFFIYATAVGLVFGQLFFAPLGANSALIAFATVGVSFLFRPLGAFLAGHFGDKYGRKVVLMWTLILMGVATALIGVLPDYEAIGILAPILLVVLRILQGVSAGGEWGGAVLMAVEHAPKKRRGMFGASPQIGVPLGLLLASGVMALMAMIAPGDAFLEWGWRVPFLLSVVLILIGWYVRRRVEESPVFAELNARKEKAQMPVVQLFRKHALLVVIAALVFAGNNAVGYMTTGGYIQGYATNPDGPLGLERGPVLWAVTGSAVTWLLSTLAAGWFADRIGRRTTYLIGWGLQLVGVFLLFPLVNTGDVGLLFLGLAILTLGLGFTYGPQAALYTELFPASIRFSGVSISYAIGAILGGAFAPTIATALVQATGSTQSVTWYLAGMTVIGLIATLLLRDRSGIPLGPDHEDEQSVSPIYGMSKV encoded by the coding sequence ATGAGCACACGCCAGCCCGCCGCCCCGGAGGGATTCACCCCCACGGGCACCATCGCCACCAGCGCGGACCGCCGACGCGTCGTCTTCGCGACCGTGGTGGGAACCACCGTCGAGTGGTACGACTTCTTCATCTACGCCACGGCCGTCGGTCTTGTCTTCGGCCAGCTCTTCTTCGCGCCGCTCGGCGCCAACAGCGCGCTCATCGCCTTCGCGACGGTGGGTGTCAGCTTCCTCTTCCGTCCGCTCGGCGCCTTCCTCGCGGGGCACTTCGGTGACAAGTACGGCCGCAAGGTGGTGCTCATGTGGACGCTCATCCTCATGGGCGTCGCCACCGCTCTCATTGGCGTGCTGCCCGACTATGAGGCGATCGGCATCCTGGCGCCCATCCTGCTCGTCGTGCTGCGGATCCTGCAGGGTGTCTCGGCCGGCGGCGAGTGGGGCGGCGCGGTGCTCATGGCAGTGGAGCACGCGCCCAAGAAGCGCCGCGGCATGTTCGGGGCGTCGCCGCAGATCGGCGTTCCGCTCGGGCTGCTGCTGGCCTCGGGCGTGATGGCGCTCATGGCCATGATCGCGCCGGGCGATGCGTTCCTCGAGTGGGGGTGGCGCGTGCCGTTCCTCCTCAGCGTCGTGCTCATCCTCATCGGCTGGTACGTCCGCCGCCGCGTCGAGGAGAGCCCCGTGTTCGCGGAGCTCAACGCGCGCAAGGAGAAGGCGCAGATGCCGGTCGTGCAGCTGTTCCGCAAGCACGCGCTGCTCGTCGTGATCGCCGCGCTGGTGTTCGCCGGCAACAACGCCGTGGGGTACATGACCACCGGCGGCTACATCCAGGGCTACGCGACGAATCCCGACGGTCCCCTCGGCCTCGAGCGCGGCCCGGTGCTGTGGGCCGTCACCGGCTCGGCCGTCACCTGGCTGCTGTCGACCCTCGCCGCCGGCTGGTTCGCCGACCGGATCGGGCGCCGGACGACGTACCTCATCGGCTGGGGGCTGCAGCTGGTGGGCGTCTTCCTTCTCTTCCCGCTCGTCAACACCGGGGACGTCGGGCTGCTCTTCCTGGGCCTGGCGATCCTGACCCTGGGGTTGGGCTTCACGTATGGACCGCAGGCGGCGCTCTACACCGAGCTCTTCCCGGCATCCATCCGCTTCTCCGGGGTCTCGATCTCCTATGCGATCGGCGCGATCCTCGGCGGCGCCTTCGCCCCCACGATCGCCACGGCGCTCGTGCAGGCGACCGGGTCCACCCAGTCGGTGACCTGGTACCTCGCCGGCATGACGGTGATCGGCCTCATCGCGACGCTGCTCCTGCGTGACCGGTCCGGCATCCCGCTCGGGCCAGACCACGAGGACGAGCAGTCGGTCAGCCCGATCTACGGTATGTCGAAGGTCTGA
- a CDS encoding FAD-binding monooxygenase, translating into MQFHHHGYVSTDPRVQPAAGTGIDRPAELPDEVDVLIVGSGPAGMLLAAQLAQYPSVTTRLVERRTGRLAIGQADGIQARSVETFQAFGFAERITAEAYRISEMNFWAPDTADRSRIVRTARADDDPHGISEFPHLIVNQARVLDYFAEVAATSPARITPDYGWEFVSLEVGEGEYPVTVTLLRPEGPDAGKERTVRAKYVVGCDGARSRVRQAIGRTHIGDQSRHAWGVMDVLAVTDFPDIRIKCAIQSPHGSILHIPREGGHLFRMYVDLGEVPEDDNGRIRTTPLETIIAKANDILGQYTLDVKDVAWWSVYEVGHRVTDKFDDVEPGGERAPHVFICGDACHTHSAKAGQGMNVSMQDGFNLGWKLGSVLTGRAPEALLATYSAERQEIAQNLIDFDKEWSSLMARKPEEFDSPEELAEFYTATAEFPAGFMTQYPPSMIVGEATHQQRATGFPVGKRFTSAPVVRIGDAVPAHLGHHARADGRWRIYAFADRDASALAAWADWLATASDSPVVRFTPAGADLDAVFDVKAVYQQDHSEVEMADIPAVFLPRVGPFGLIDYEKIYAARSDDDIFERRGIDRDGAVVVVRPDQYVAHVLPLSDREKLADFFAQHMLPARP; encoded by the coding sequence ATGCAGTTCCACCACCACGGCTACGTCTCCACCGACCCGCGCGTGCAGCCCGCGGCGGGCACCGGCATCGACCGCCCCGCCGAGCTTCCCGACGAGGTGGACGTGCTCATCGTCGGCTCCGGACCCGCCGGCATGCTGCTGGCCGCCCAGCTGGCGCAGTATCCGAGCGTGACCACCCGACTCGTCGAGCGCCGCACCGGGCGCCTCGCGATCGGCCAGGCCGACGGCATCCAGGCGCGCAGTGTCGAGACCTTCCAGGCCTTCGGGTTCGCCGAGCGCATCACGGCCGAGGCCTACCGCATCAGCGAGATGAACTTCTGGGCGCCGGACACCGCCGACCGCTCGCGCATCGTGCGCACCGCCCGCGCCGACGACGACCCCCACGGCATCAGCGAGTTCCCGCACCTCATCGTCAACCAGGCGCGGGTGCTCGACTACTTCGCCGAGGTCGCGGCGACGTCGCCGGCGCGCATCACCCCCGACTACGGCTGGGAGTTCGTCTCGCTCGAGGTCGGGGAGGGGGAGTACCCGGTGACGGTGACGCTGCTGCGCCCCGAAGGCCCCGACGCGGGAAAGGAGCGCACGGTGCGCGCGAAGTACGTCGTCGGCTGCGACGGCGCGCGCAGCAGGGTGCGCCAGGCCATCGGGCGCACGCACATCGGGGATCAGTCCCGGCACGCGTGGGGGGTCATGGACGTCCTGGCCGTCACCGACTTCCCCGACATCCGCATCAAGTGCGCGATCCAGTCCCCGCACGGCAGCATCCTGCACATCCCCCGCGAGGGCGGGCATCTCTTCCGCATGTACGTCGACCTCGGGGAGGTGCCCGAGGATGACAACGGGCGCATCCGCACGACCCCGCTGGAGACGATCATCGCGAAGGCCAACGACATCCTGGGCCAGTACACCCTCGACGTCAAAGACGTCGCCTGGTGGTCGGTGTACGAGGTGGGGCATCGGGTCACCGACAAGTTCGACGACGTCGAGCCGGGTGGGGAGCGGGCGCCCCACGTCTTCATCTGCGGAGACGCCTGCCACACCCACAGCGCCAAGGCCGGCCAGGGGATGAACGTGTCGATGCAGGACGGATTCAACCTCGGCTGGAAGCTCGGGTCGGTGCTCACCGGCCGCGCGCCCGAAGCGCTGCTGGCGACCTACTCCGCCGAGCGGCAGGAGATCGCGCAGAACCTCATCGACTTCGACAAGGAGTGGTCGAGCCTCATGGCCAGAAAGCCCGAGGAGTTCGACAGCCCCGAGGAGCTCGCCGAGTTCTACACGGCCACGGCGGAGTTCCCCGCCGGGTTCATGACCCAGTACCCGCCGTCGATGATCGTGGGCGAGGCGACCCACCAGCAGCGGGCGACGGGCTTCCCTGTCGGCAAGCGCTTCACCTCCGCGCCGGTGGTGCGCATCGGCGACGCGGTGCCGGCCCACCTCGGCCACCACGCACGTGCCGACGGTCGGTGGCGCATCTACGCCTTCGCCGACCGCGACGCCTCCGCGCTCGCGGCGTGGGCGGACTGGCTGGCGACGGCATCCGACTCGCCCGTCGTGCGCTTCACGCCGGCCGGCGCCGACCTCGACGCCGTGTTCGACGTGAAGGCCGTCTACCAGCAGGACCACTCCGAGGTCGAGATGGCGGACATCCCGGCGGTCTTCCTGCCACGCGTCGGGCCCTTCGGACTGATCGACTACGAGAAGATCTACGCCGCCCGCAGCGACGACGACATCTTCGAGCGGCGCGGCATCGACCGCGACGGCGCCGTCGTCGTGGTGCGCCCCGACCAGTACGTCGCGCACGTCCTGCCACTGAGCGACCGCGAGAAGCTGGCGGACTTCTTCGCGCAGCATATGCTGCCCGCCCGCCCCTGA
- a CDS encoding thiamine pyrophosphate-binding protein, protein MPSVSAHVAATLATHIDHVFGLMGNGNAWFLDAIERDTSATFTAVRHEAGAVVAADAYHRACGRLAAATATYGAGFTNTLTALAEAVQAHVPLVLVVGDEPTSGPRPWDVDQIALAAAVGARTYTVGRTDAAATTVIAIEHALTYRVPTVLAIPYDVATREAGPIPAAVEPVLPAPLQPGPFARAAVDDLARALAGARRPLLVAGRGAWVSGAGAALGRLADATGAVTATTALGRGVFPRPEYDLGVTGGFGAEGAMQLVRDADVAVVFGASLNQFTMRFGDLFAPGTRVVQVDTAPAATHPHVGGFIRGDAAVVADALATAVAQLGAAPSGWRESLDIAALRAQEPGEEFAADGRLDPRAVAAAIGELLPEDRIVVSDGGHFIGWANMYWPVASPDRMMMIGTAFQSIGLGFPSVPGAALARPTSTVVLTTGDGGGLMALADLESAVRVAGGRGLAVVWNDGAYGAEVNLYGLKGVARGPMMIPDVDFAGLASAVGARGVVVRELADLAALAEWAALPASDRPYLLLDLRISSSVIAPYQQEIIRVNS, encoded by the coding sequence ATGCCCTCCGTTTCCGCGCACGTCGCCGCCACCCTCGCCACGCACATCGACCACGTCTTCGGCCTCATGGGAAACGGCAACGCCTGGTTCCTCGATGCCATCGAGCGCGACACCTCGGCGACCTTCACCGCCGTGCGGCACGAAGCCGGCGCCGTCGTCGCCGCCGACGCCTATCACCGGGCGTGCGGGCGCCTGGCGGCAGCCACCGCGACCTACGGGGCCGGGTTCACCAACACCCTCACGGCGCTGGCCGAAGCCGTGCAGGCGCACGTGCCGCTGGTGCTCGTGGTGGGCGACGAGCCCACTTCGGGCCCACGCCCCTGGGACGTCGACCAGATCGCCCTGGCGGCGGCGGTCGGCGCCCGCACCTACACCGTGGGGCGGACGGATGCCGCAGCGACCACGGTCATCGCCATCGAGCACGCGCTGACTTACCGGGTGCCGACGGTGCTGGCGATCCCGTATGACGTGGCCACCCGCGAGGCGGGCCCCATCCCCGCCGCCGTGGAACCCGTACTGCCCGCGCCCCTGCAGCCCGGACCCTTCGCCCGCGCAGCCGTGGACGACCTCGCCCGCGCGCTGGCCGGGGCCCGCCGCCCGCTCCTCGTGGCAGGCCGCGGCGCGTGGGTGTCCGGGGCCGGAGCGGCGCTCGGCCGCCTCGCCGACGCCACCGGCGCGGTGACGGCGACGACCGCGCTCGGGCGCGGCGTCTTTCCGCGCCCGGAGTACGACCTCGGGGTCACCGGCGGATTCGGTGCCGAGGGCGCGATGCAGCTCGTGCGCGACGCCGACGTCGCGGTGGTCTTCGGGGCGTCGCTCAACCAGTTCACGATGCGCTTCGGCGACCTGTTCGCCCCGGGCACCCGCGTCGTGCAGGTCGACACCGCCCCGGCGGCGACCCACCCGCACGTCGGCGGCTTCATCCGCGGCGACGCCGCCGTCGTGGCCGACGCCCTCGCCACGGCCGTGGCACAGCTGGGCGCCGCCCCCTCGGGCTGGCGCGAGAGCCTGGACATCGCGGCGCTCCGCGCTCAGGAGCCCGGCGAGGAGTTCGCGGCTGACGGGCGCCTCGACCCCCGCGCGGTGGCCGCTGCCATCGGCGAGCTGCTGCCCGAGGACCGCATCGTGGTCTCGGACGGCGGTCACTTCATCGGCTGGGCCAACATGTACTGGCCGGTCGCGTCGCCTGACCGCATGATGATGATCGGCACGGCCTTCCAGTCCATCGGCCTGGGGTTCCCGAGCGTTCCGGGCGCGGCGCTCGCGCGGCCGACGTCGACCGTCGTGCTCACCACCGGGGACGGCGGTGGGCTGATGGCGCTGGCCGACCTCGAGTCGGCGGTGCGGGTCGCCGGCGGGCGCGGGCTCGCGGTGGTGTGGAACGACGGCGCGTACGGCGCCGAGGTGAACCTCTACGGGCTGAAAGGCGTCGCCCGCGGCCCGATGATGATCCCCGATGTGGATTTCGCCGGCCTCGCTTCGGCCGTCGGCGCCCGCGGCGTGGTCGTACGCGAGCTCGCCGACCTGGCGGCGCTGGCGGAGTGGGCGGCCCTGCCGGCATCCGACCGGCCCTACCTGCTGCTCGACCTGCGCATCTCGTCCTCGGTCATCGCGCCGTACCAGCAGGAGATCATCCGTGTGAACTCCTGA
- a CDS encoding NAD-dependent succinate-semialdehyde dehydrogenase: MTDERETDLLATVPDGLFIGGEWRAASGGETLDVVDPATGDVVKTIASASVADGVAALDAADAAFPAWAATPARERAEILRRAFDLLQERKEDFALLMTLEMGKPLAEARGEVAYGGEFLRWFSEEAVRANGRYGANPEGTGRMIVTQHPVGPCFLITPWNFPLAMATRKIAPALAAGCTVVVKPAALTPLTTLAFAKLLEDAGLPAGVVNVVTTRSSGPLSDAIIADPRLRKLSFTGSTPVGVSLLEKAAKGVLRTSMELGGNAPFIVFDDADLDKAVEGAIAAKFRNIGQACTAANRFIVHRAVVEEFARRVTERVESFRVGRGTEEGVIIGPLIDDKAVAKTGELVKDAVGRGATLRAGGEPIDRPGSFFAATVLSDVPAGSEILREEIFGPVLAIVPFDDEDDAVRIANDTEYGLVSYVYTESLSRGQRMIERLQTGMMGLNVGVVSNAAAPFGGWKMSGLGREGGAEGIHEYLQTKYTLTANPFA, translated from the coding sequence ATGACTGACGAGCGTGAGACCGACCTGCTGGCAACGGTCCCGGACGGCCTGTTCATCGGCGGCGAGTGGCGCGCGGCGTCCGGCGGCGAGACGCTCGACGTCGTCGACCCCGCCACCGGCGACGTCGTGAAGACCATCGCCAGCGCCTCGGTCGCCGACGGCGTGGCCGCCCTGGATGCTGCCGACGCCGCCTTCCCGGCGTGGGCGGCGACGCCCGCCCGCGAGCGCGCGGAGATCCTCCGGCGCGCCTTCGACCTGCTGCAGGAGCGCAAGGAGGACTTCGCGCTGCTGATGACCCTCGAGATGGGAAAGCCGCTCGCCGAGGCGCGCGGTGAGGTCGCCTACGGCGGCGAGTTCCTGCGCTGGTTCAGCGAGGAGGCGGTGCGCGCGAACGGACGATACGGCGCGAACCCCGAGGGCACCGGTCGCATGATCGTGACGCAGCACCCGGTGGGGCCGTGCTTCCTCATCACGCCGTGGAACTTTCCCCTCGCCATGGCGACCCGCAAGATCGCCCCCGCGCTCGCCGCGGGCTGCACCGTGGTCGTCAAGCCCGCCGCCCTCACTCCGCTGACGACCCTCGCCTTCGCGAAGCTGCTGGAGGACGCGGGCCTTCCTGCCGGCGTCGTCAACGTCGTCACGACGCGATCGTCGGGGCCGCTGTCGGACGCGATCATCGCCGACCCGCGTCTGCGCAAGCTCTCGTTCACGGGGTCCACCCCGGTGGGCGTCTCGCTGCTGGAGAAGGCGGCGAAGGGGGTGCTCCGCACGTCGATGGAGCTGGGTGGCAACGCCCCGTTCATCGTGTTCGACGACGCCGACCTCGACAAGGCCGTCGAGGGGGCCATTGCGGCGAAGTTCCGCAACATCGGCCAGGCCTGCACCGCGGCCAACCGCTTCATCGTGCACCGCGCCGTCGTCGAGGAGTTCGCGCGGCGCGTCACCGAGCGCGTCGAGTCGTTCCGCGTGGGCCGCGGCACCGAGGAGGGGGTCATCATCGGCCCGCTCATCGACGACAAGGCGGTCGCGAAGACGGGCGAGCTGGTCAAGGACGCCGTCGGTCGGGGCGCGACCCTGCGCGCCGGCGGCGAGCCCATCGACCGGCCGGGCTCGTTCTTCGCCGCGACCGTGCTCAGCGACGTGCCGGCCGGAAGCGAGATCCTCCGCGAGGAGATCTTCGGCCCGGTGCTGGCGATCGTCCCCTTCGACGACGAGGACGACGCCGTGCGCATCGCCAACGACACCGAGTACGGCCTCGTGTCCTACGTCTACACCGAGAGCCTCAGCCGCGGGCAGCGGATGATCGAGCGCCTGCAGACGGGGATGATGGGGCTCAACGTCGGCGTGGTCTCGAACGCGGCGGCGCCCTTCGGCGGCTGGAAGATGTCGGGCCTCGGGCGCGAGGGCGGCGCCGAAGGCATCCACGAGTACCTGCAGACGAAGTACACGCTCACCGCGAACCCGTTCGCCTGA